A portion of the Bacteroides faecium genome contains these proteins:
- a CDS encoding glycoside hydrolase family 2 TIM barrel-domain containing protein yields MKLKYLFTSFFVLAAVLNASCSDNDNYTIPKGSFEEKPIVPPVKVETSKVDGKWRLLVDGQELYVRGAACNNFYAEAADFGANVVRTYGVSDKSKAILDAAQEKGLYVNFGLYVKRETDGFDYNNEAAVKAQFDEMKAAVERFKDHPALLIWSIGNEAEASYTNLKLWDAINDIAKMIHETDPNHPTTTTLASSNVNHIKNIIEKAPHIDILSVNTYAPNLPGVLGNLQSAGWTKPYMITEFGPRGTWQMNPEPERVLPWGGLVEQTSSEKEADYLKAYQENIAANKDNGCLGSFVFLWGYQTHGEVLTWYGLFDKKGYTFPAVDAMQYAWTGSYPKNRAPVIATRNDMLMNGKKAEDAIIVSPNSSNEAKVTATDPDGDALTYDWMIMKEKTASSDGSLPDGITGLIDDNTKKGITFKAPSTVGNYRLIVFVRDVKNKKVASAVIPFSVQ; encoded by the coding sequence ATGAAACTAAAATACCTATTTACCTCATTCTTTGTGCTTGCCGCTGTCCTGAACGCTTCGTGTTCAGACAATGACAACTATACAATCCCCAAAGGTTCTTTTGAAGAAAAGCCGATTGTTCCCCCCGTTAAAGTAGAGACATCAAAAGTAGACGGGAAATGGAGATTACTGGTAGACGGTCAGGAACTATATGTCAGAGGAGCCGCATGTAACAACTTCTATGCTGAAGCAGCCGACTTCGGAGCCAATGTTGTCAGGACATACGGAGTGTCCGACAAGAGTAAAGCCATTCTGGATGCCGCTCAGGAAAAAGGACTCTATGTCAATTTCGGGCTTTACGTAAAAAGAGAAACCGACGGTTTCGATTACAACAACGAAGCGGCGGTAAAAGCTCAATTTGATGAAATGAAAGCGGCAGTCGAACGTTTCAAAGACCATCCGGCACTTTTGATCTGGTCGATAGGGAATGAAGCGGAAGCAAGCTACACCAATCTCAAACTATGGGATGCCATCAATGATATAGCCAAGATGATTCATGAAACCGACCCTAATCATCCTACTACAACGACATTGGCATCCTCTAATGTGAACCATATCAAGAATATTATAGAAAAGGCACCGCATATAGATATTCTTTCGGTCAATACGTATGCGCCTAACCTGCCGGGAGTATTGGGTAATCTTCAGTCCGCAGGCTGGACCAAGCCGTATATGATTACGGAGTTCGGACCTCGCGGTACGTGGCAAATGAATCCGGAACCCGAAAGAGTGCTGCCGTGGGGTGGCTTGGTAGAACAGACCAGCAGTGAAAAAGAAGCCGACTATCTGAAAGCCTATCAGGAGAATATAGCCGCCAATAAGGACAACGGTTGCTTAGGTTCATTTGTATTCTTATGGGGATACCAGACTCACGGAGAAGTACTGACCTGGTACGGGCTGTTTGACAAGAAAGGATATACCTTCCCGGCAGTCGATGCCATGCAATATGCATGGACAGGAAGTTATCCGAAGAACCGGGCTCCGGTAATAGCAACCCGTAATGATATGCTGATGAATGGCAAGAAAGCGGAAGACGCTATTATTGTCAGCCCGAACTCATCCAACGAAGCTAAAGTCACAGCCACCGACCCGGATGGGGATGCGCTGACCTACGACTGGATGATTATGAAGGAAAAGACAGCTTCTTCAGATGGTAGCCTGCCGGATGGTATCACCGGATTAATAGATGATAATACCAAAAAGGGAATTACATTCAAGGCTCCCTCAACAGTCGGCAATTATCGTCTGATAGTCTTTGTGCGCGATGTGAAAAACAAGAAAGTAGCAAGTGCGGTTATTCCATTTTCTGTTCAATAA
- a CDS encoding FAD-dependent oxidoreductase: protein MRKKITILTLLFCSFVTGLFANTPQYDICIYGESASGVIAAIQGARMGKKVVLISKNDHVGGLVTSGLTATDMNRNDLIGGITKEFYNKIYNYYLQPEVWRNQDRESFMVSTLKRTYRGKNDERQIQWVYESSVAERIMRDMLKTAGVEILFNHRLDLDKNVRKEENIIRSIQLENGKVVEAKMFIDASYEGDLLARAGISYTVGRESNLQYGETYNGIRINYDQGKDLTKISPYIKEGNVKSGTLPYVTAQKWGKQGDADKRVQAYCYRMTLTNDPNNRISIQKPKNYNPLWYEIYVRMLKLEPETKLQQIITLTPMPNKKTDTNHLDFFGASYDYAEADYKTRQEIEQLHKDYALGMLWFLGHDKRVPEHIRKEMLDWGLPKDEFTDTRNFPYQIYVREARRMIGTFVMTEKNVRKTDRTPAGHSVGLGSYALDCHYVSRVIDQEGKLRNEGTIFAPTIPYPISYYSLTPKEEECANLLATVCLSSSHVAYSTIRMEPVYMILGQSAATAAALAIDSDLPVQKISYDVLKYKLLQDGQLLSVPTKK, encoded by the coding sequence ATGAGAAAGAAAATTACCATATTAACACTGCTTTTCTGTTCTTTCGTTACAGGCTTGTTTGCCAATACTCCACAATATGACATTTGTATATATGGAGAGTCAGCTTCCGGAGTAATTGCTGCAATACAAGGCGCACGTATGGGTAAGAAAGTAGTGCTTATATCGAAAAACGACCATGTAGGCGGTCTTGTCACGTCAGGACTGACCGCTACCGACATGAACCGTAATGACCTGATAGGTGGTATAACAAAAGAATTCTACAACAAAATATACAACTACTATCTGCAACCTGAAGTATGGCGCAACCAAGACAGGGAATCATTCATGGTTTCGACATTAAAGCGCACATATAGAGGGAAAAATGATGAAAGGCAGATACAATGGGTCTATGAATCCTCAGTAGCCGAACGAATTATGCGGGATATGCTGAAGACGGCAGGAGTAGAAATTCTTTTCAATCACCGGCTCGACCTGGATAAGAACGTCCGGAAAGAAGAGAATATAATCCGGAGCATCCAACTGGAGAATGGAAAGGTAGTTGAGGCTAAAATGTTTATAGACGCTTCCTACGAAGGGGATCTTCTGGCACGTGCAGGAATATCCTACACAGTAGGACGCGAATCAAACCTGCAATACGGGGAAACCTATAACGGCATCCGCATTAATTATGACCAAGGGAAAGACCTGACAAAAATAAGCCCCTACATCAAGGAAGGGAATGTAAAATCAGGCACTTTACCTTACGTGACAGCCCAGAAATGGGGCAAGCAAGGGGATGCGGACAAACGCGTGCAAGCCTATTGTTACAGAATGACTCTGACAAACGACCCCAACAACCGTATATCCATCCAAAAGCCGAAGAATTATAATCCGTTATGGTATGAGATATATGTACGTATGTTGAAACTGGAACCGGAAACAAAACTCCAGCAAATTATAACATTGACTCCTATGCCTAACAAGAAAACGGATACCAACCATCTGGACTTCTTCGGAGCAAGCTACGACTATGCAGAAGCCGACTATAAGACCAGGCAGGAAATAGAGCAGTTGCATAAAGATTATGCGTTGGGCATGTTGTGGTTTCTGGGACATGACAAGCGTGTACCGGAACATATCCGCAAGGAGATGCTGGATTGGGGATTGCCAAAAGACGAATTCACCGACACCCGGAATTTCCCTTATCAAATATACGTGCGGGAAGCCCGCAGGATGATTGGAACATTTGTAATGACAGAAAAGAATGTACGCAAAACAGACCGTACACCAGCCGGACATTCGGTGGGACTGGGTTCTTATGCCCTTGACTGCCATTATGTATCCCGCGTCATCGACCAGGAAGGCAAGTTAAGAAACGAGGGCACTATATTTGCCCCTACCATTCCCTACCCCATCAGCTATTACTCACTGACTCCCAAAGAGGAAGAATGTGCCAACCTATTGGCAACCGTGTGTTTGTCATCTTCCCATGTTGCCTATAGTACAATCAGGATGGAACCGGTATATATGATATTAGGACAATCGGCAGCCACTGCCGCCGCTCTGGCGATAGATTCGGATTTACCTGTCCAGAAAATATCTTATGATGTATTGAAGTATAAATTACTACAGGACGGACAATTATTATCAGTACCCACTAAAAAATAA
- a CDS encoding glycoside hydrolase family 3 N-terminal domain-containing protein: MKIKLLSILLIAFQPLVFGANDIPERPLYLDSSLPVRTRVENLMSLMTLQEKVAQMCQYVGLEHMRDAEKNITEEELLNGHARGFYKGLHSTGVERMVTRGEIGSFLHVLTPAEANHLQKLAEKSRLKIPLLIGIDAIHGNGLVSGSTIYPSPIGMASTFAPDLIEQASRQTALEMRATGSHWAFTPNIEIACDARWGRVGETFGEDPYLVSRMGVASIKGLQTDNLTGLNTVLACAKHLVAGGIANNGTNAGPVELSEGKLRNFFLPPFKAAIQEAKPFTLMPAHNELNGVPCHANKWLMTDIIRNEYGFDGFIVSDWMDMEAISTRHRIAENTTDAFFLSVDGGVDMHMHGPVFSDAILKLIKEGKLTEERINKACAKILEAKFQLGLFENRYVTEADIKKTVFSKAHQQTALEIARRSIVLLKNETLLPVDTRKFKKILVTGPNANNQSIMGDWVFEQPEKNVSTILKGIKEEASGAQINYVDVGWNLRALDSAKIEEAVQTAKSSDLAIVVVGEDSFRQHWKEKTCGENRDRMDITLWGKQHYLVESIYKTGVPTIVILVNGRPLATGWIAENIPAIIEAWEPGSMGGKAIAEILFGKVNPSGKLPITIPRHVGQISTVYNHKPSQFLHPYIDGDKTPLYPFGYGLSYTSFKYSQLKADKTDYDANEEIEVTVNVSNTGERQGEEIVQLYIRDDYSNTTRPVKELKRFQRILLEKGESKVVSFRLNREDLSYYNHKAEYVLEPGTFTVMVGGSSLDKELQKVKFNVK, encoded by the coding sequence ATGAAAATAAAATTATTATCCATCCTGTTAATTGCTTTTCAGCCCTTAGTATTCGGGGCTAATGACATACCTGAACGACCGCTCTATCTTGATTCTTCCCTGCCAGTCCGGACAAGAGTGGAAAATCTGATGTCCTTGATGACCCTGCAAGAAAAGGTTGCCCAAATGTGCCAGTATGTAGGGCTGGAACATATGCGCGACGCGGAGAAGAATATCACAGAAGAAGAATTACTGAACGGTCATGCCAGAGGATTCTATAAAGGATTGCACTCCACAGGAGTAGAACGGATGGTCACACGGGGAGAAATCGGTTCATTCCTTCATGTCCTGACTCCGGCGGAAGCCAACCATCTGCAAAAACTGGCGGAGAAAAGCCGCTTGAAGATTCCCCTGCTGATAGGGATTGATGCCATACATGGAAACGGGCTTGTCAGTGGTTCTACCATTTACCCGTCTCCCATAGGAATGGCTTCCACATTTGCGCCTGATTTAATAGAACAGGCAAGCAGGCAGACAGCCCTCGAAATGCGTGCAACAGGTTCTCATTGGGCTTTCACTCCCAACATAGAAATAGCTTGCGATGCCCGTTGGGGAAGGGTCGGAGAAACATTCGGTGAAGACCCGTATCTGGTATCCCGCATGGGAGTAGCATCTATCAAAGGTCTACAAACAGACAATCTTACAGGGTTAAATACCGTATTGGCTTGTGCCAAGCATCTCGTCGCAGGGGGAATAGCCAATAACGGAACCAATGCCGGTCCGGTAGAATTGAGTGAAGGCAAACTGAGAAACTTCTTCTTGCCCCCATTCAAAGCAGCCATACAAGAAGCCAAACCTTTTACCCTTATGCCGGCACACAACGAATTAAATGGAGTCCCGTGCCATGCAAACAAATGGTTGATGACCGACATCATACGCAATGAATACGGATTCGACGGGTTTATTGTAAGCGATTGGATGGATATGGAAGCAATCAGCACACGCCACCGGATAGCCGAAAATACGACTGACGCATTCTTCCTGTCCGTAGATGGCGGAGTAGACATGCATATGCATGGTCCTGTTTTTTCCGATGCCATCCTGAAACTTATAAAAGAAGGAAAACTGACGGAAGAAAGAATTAATAAGGCATGCGCCAAGATACTGGAAGCCAAGTTCCAGCTAGGATTATTCGAGAACCGGTATGTTACGGAAGCCGACATAAAGAAAACGGTTTTCAGCAAAGCACATCAGCAGACGGCACTTGAAATCGCCCGGCGCTCCATCGTCCTTTTGAAAAATGAGACTCTGCTTCCCGTTGACACCCGAAAGTTCAAAAAGATACTCGTGACAGGCCCTAACGCCAACAACCAGTCAATCATGGGCGACTGGGTATTTGAGCAACCGGAGAAGAATGTCTCAACCATACTGAAAGGCATAAAAGAGGAAGCATCCGGCGCACAGATAAATTATGTAGATGTCGGCTGGAATCTGAGAGCATTGGACAGTGCCAAAATAGAAGAAGCTGTACAAACAGCAAAGTCTTCGGATTTGGCAATCGTCGTAGTCGGTGAGGACTCTTTCCGGCAACATTGGAAAGAGAAAACATGCGGAGAAAACAGGGACCGTATGGACATCACCCTTTGGGGTAAACAGCATTATCTTGTGGAATCTATCTATAAGACAGGAGTCCCTACTATTGTCATCCTGGTAAACGGACGCCCCCTTGCCACCGGATGGATTGCTGAAAATATCCCGGCTATTATTGAAGCCTGGGAACCGGGGTCAATGGGAGGAAAGGCTATTGCGGAAATCCTCTTCGGCAAAGTTAATCCCAGCGGAAAGTTACCAATTACTATTCCACGGCACGTAGGTCAGATTTCAACGGTATATAATCACAAACCGTCCCAATTTCTCCATCCTTATATCGACGGGGATAAAACACCGCTTTATCCTTTCGGGTATGGTCTAAGTTATACTTCTTTCAAATACAGCCAACTTAAAGCAGACAAGACGGATTATGATGCCAACGAAGAAATAGAGGTTACAGTGAATGTCAGCAACACAGGAGAAAGGCAAGGGGAAGAAATCGTCCAACTTTATATTCGGGATGATTACAGTAACACCACCCGTCCGGTGAAAGAACTGAAACGTTTTCAACGTATTCTTCTGGAAAAGGGAGAAAGCAAAGTGGTATCATTCCGCTTGAACAGAGAAGACCTGTCCTACTATAATCATAAAGCCGAATATGTACTCGAACCGGGCACGTTCACCGTCATGGTGGGCGGCAGTTCTTTGGACAAAGAGCTACAAAAAGTTAAGTTTAACGTAAAATGA
- a CDS encoding FAD-dependent oxidoreductase, with amino-acid sequence MKKLILLLTVLTFLSSCKSNLEEEYDICIYGGTSAGVIAAYSAKMLGKKVLLIEPQSRLGGLTSGGLGFTDIGNKQVVTGLSKDFYRRLGAHYGKLEQWIFEPKVADSIFNDYIKRAGVEVLYNYRITDTQLANGYIKNIILESSNGTKPSKSIVAKVFIDCTYEGDLMAKAGVSYTIGREDNKLYNETYNGVQLMKGHQFPDGIDPYKIKGDSTSGLLWGISPAALLPDGTGDKLVQAYNYRICLTDNPANKIEITRPENYDSTKYELLLRLFDAQPDKRKLNHYFIWSRMPNNKTDINNRGGFSTDMIGMNHNYPEASYEERAKIIKAHKDYTQGLLYFYKTDPRVPQELRDEIQAWGYPKDEYTEDNHWSPQLYIRESRRMIGDYVMTQAHCEGRETVTDGIGMAAYTMDSHNCQRILVEKDGKYMVKNEGNVEIGGGLPYPISYRSIIPKEEECKNLLVPVCLSASHIAYGSIRMEPVFMVLAQSAAIAAAEAINTGSVQTVDIKKVQALLHENPLLDGSFSEILIDDNELDLSVNNDWEIIKKQGGYGPTFLKSKVHNGSPVRFTPHMEHEGKYKVYTYYHMRKDISPAITYSISDGTDSWTKVIHKDSVRIEGQTTGEWVELGTYNFQKNPMPYVEISTGDTSGTVIADAVLFIPVK; translated from the coding sequence ATGAAGAAACTTATTCTATTATTGACCGTTCTTACTTTTCTGTCCAGTTGTAAAAGCAACCTGGAAGAAGAGTACGACATATGTATCTATGGCGGCACTTCCGCCGGAGTAATAGCAGCATACTCTGCCAAGATGTTAGGTAAGAAGGTGTTGCTTATCGAACCGCAAAGCCGCCTCGGCGGACTGACTTCCGGCGGGCTTGGTTTCACCGATATAGGCAACAAACAAGTAGTGACCGGATTATCAAAAGACTTTTACCGCCGTTTGGGAGCTCATTACGGCAAACTGGAACAATGGATATTCGAACCCAAAGTAGCGGACAGCATCTTTAATGACTACATTAAGCGGGCAGGCGTCGAGGTTTTATACAATTACAGAATCACAGACACTCAACTTGCTAACGGATATATAAAAAATATCATCCTTGAAAGTTCCAACGGAACAAAACCCAGCAAATCCATAGTTGCCAAAGTATTCATCGACTGTACTTATGAGGGCGACCTGATGGCTAAAGCAGGAGTTTCCTACACGATAGGGCGGGAAGATAACAAGCTATATAATGAAACTTACAATGGCGTCCAATTGATGAAAGGACACCAGTTCCCGGACGGAATAGACCCCTACAAGATAAAAGGCGATTCCACGAGCGGATTATTATGGGGAATCAGTCCTGCTGCACTTTTACCGGACGGTACGGGCGACAAGTTAGTGCAAGCCTATAATTACCGTATTTGCCTCACCGATAATCCAGCTAACAAAATAGAAATCACCCGACCGGAAAATTATGACTCCACCAAGTATGAGTTGCTATTACGCCTGTTTGACGCCCAACCCGATAAAAGAAAACTAAACCATTATTTTATCTGGAGCCGGATGCCAAACAATAAGACGGATATAAATAACCGGGGAGGATTTTCTACTGATATGATCGGAATGAACCATAACTATCCGGAAGCATCCTACGAAGAAAGGGCGAAAATCATTAAAGCACATAAAGACTATACCCAGGGATTACTTTATTTCTACAAGACCGATCCCAGGGTTCCGCAAGAATTAAGAGATGAAATACAGGCATGGGGCTATCCCAAAGACGAATATACAGAGGACAACCATTGGTCGCCTCAACTATATATCAGGGAAAGCCGCAGGATGATAGGGGATTATGTAATGACGCAAGCACATTGCGAAGGACGGGAAACGGTCACCGATGGTATTGGTATGGCCGCATATACCATGGACTCACACAACTGTCAACGGATACTCGTAGAAAAAGACGGCAAGTATATGGTAAAAAATGAAGGAAATGTAGAAATCGGCGGCGGACTCCCCTATCCCATATCCTATCGCTCCATCATCCCCAAGGAAGAAGAATGTAAGAACTTGCTCGTTCCCGTTTGTCTCTCTGCCAGTCATATCGCCTATGGTTCTATCCGTATGGAGCCGGTATTTATGGTATTGGCACAGTCTGCCGCAATCGCCGCAGCAGAAGCCATAAACACAGGAAGCGTACAGACCGTCGATATAAAGAAAGTACAGGCATTGCTACACGAAAATCCTTTATTGGACGGTAGTTTTTCCGAGATACTGATAGACGACAACGAACTGGACTTATCCGTCAATAATGATTGGGAGATTATAAAAAAGCAAGGAGGATATGGTCCCACTTTCCTGAAATCCAAAGTCCACAATGGTTCGCCCGTCCGTTTCACCCCACATATGGAACATGAAGGAAAATACAAAGTCTATACTTATTATCACATGAGAAAAGACATATCACCCGCTATCACATATTCCATCTCGGACGGAACCGATAGTTGGACAAAAGTCATACATAAAGAC
- a CDS encoding RagB/SusD family nutrient uptake outer membrane protein codes for MKKNILFIFTACFLFTTSCSDFLDEEHKTKYSSEYVFGTPEGLKLAVNALYALQRYYANDTENATIFALERGTDLAVTNGGTGNFYGIYDPNYLKPSAGQVGFMWRTMYQIIGKANEIIAAAEDLEDTPSLRATVSEAKCFRAQSYFLLYRTFDRIWLNIQPTTAENVNDPRDFHAASEKEVFDLIYEDLEYAITNLDWVSDEAGRFTQAAARHMKAKAALWLKDWDTTLEQVEEIEKSGHFDLIALNEVFNAGDLNHKEALMVQQWSKNPGGNLSNATPKGNYYAAYFIAQYRTEIGGTAEYACSYDNWGYTYGRCLPSPYLFSLYDKAKDKRYQEYYIHQYKNTTDKNITYGSATVKPGDYFPLYKNGSINKNVYPGCIKYGDKWTRTASETRSYKDVIVYRLAESYIMAAEAALMKNDQTLAKYYFNKTWERAGNDKFTGVLTMKDIMDEQARELSFEGDRWYFLKRLGILIEQIKAYAGDPEIPASILGRNNLPANPHFVRWPIPEAEVINMGAENFPQNIGYK; via the coding sequence ATGAAAAAGAATATATTATTTATATTTACAGCCTGCTTCCTCTTTACTACTTCCTGCTCCGACTTCCTGGATGAAGAGCACAAGACGAAGTATAGCTCCGAATATGTATTCGGAACACCGGAAGGGCTAAAACTCGCGGTCAATGCACTATACGCATTGCAACGTTACTACGCAAATGATACTGAAAATGCCACCATCTTCGCTTTGGAAAGAGGTACGGACTTAGCTGTAACCAACGGCGGAACCGGTAACTTTTACGGCATCTATGACCCTAATTATTTAAAGCCGTCTGCCGGTCAGGTAGGATTCATGTGGCGTACAATGTATCAAATCATAGGCAAAGCCAATGAAATAATCGCCGCAGCCGAGGACTTGGAAGATACCCCTTCCTTACGGGCTACCGTCTCAGAAGCCAAATGTTTCAGAGCGCAGTCTTATTTCCTATTATACCGCACATTCGACAGGATATGGCTGAACATACAGCCGACTACTGCCGAAAACGTCAACGATCCGAGGGATTTTCATGCTGCTTCCGAGAAAGAAGTGTTCGACTTGATTTACGAGGATTTGGAGTATGCCATTACAAACCTCGACTGGGTATCCGATGAAGCGGGAAGATTCACCCAGGCTGCCGCCCGTCATATGAAAGCCAAAGCCGCATTATGGCTCAAAGACTGGGATACGACTCTGGAACAAGTGGAAGAAATAGAGAAATCGGGACATTTTGACTTGATTGCATTAAATGAAGTATTTAATGCCGGAGACTTGAATCATAAAGAAGCGCTGATGGTGCAACAGTGGAGTAAAAATCCGGGTGGTAATTTATCCAATGCCACTCCAAAAGGCAATTACTATGCAGCCTACTTCATCGCCCAATACCGTACCGAAATCGGTGGAACTGCAGAATATGCCTGTTCTTATGACAACTGGGGATATACTTACGGAAGATGTCTCCCCAGCCCCTATTTATTCTCACTGTATGACAAGGCTAAGGACAAACGTTATCAGGAGTACTACATACACCAGTACAAAAATACGACTGATAAAAACATCACATACGGTTCGGCTACTGTAAAACCCGGAGATTATTTCCCATTATATAAGAATGGAAGCATCAATAAGAATGTATATCCGGGATGCATCAAGTACGGGGATAAATGGACGCGCACTGCTTCGGAGACACGCAGTTATAAAGATGTGATAGTGTACCGTCTTGCCGAATCCTATATAATGGCAGCCGAGGCAGCTTTGATGAAGAACGACCAGACGTTAGCTAAATACTACTTTAACAAAACATGGGAAAGAGCCGGGAACGACAAATTCACCGGTGTGCTAACCATGAAAGATATTATGGATGAACAAGCCCGCGAGTTGTCTTTCGAAGGCGACAGATGGTATTTCCTGAAGCGTCTTGGAATACTTATTGAACAAATCAAGGCATACGCCGGAGATCCGGAAATCCCTGCATCCATTCTCGGACGTAACAATCTGCCCGCCAACCCTCACTTCGTGAGATGGCCGATACCCGAAGCGGAAGTTATCAATATGGGAGCCGAAAATTTCCCGCAAAATATAGGATACAAATAA